A window of the Anticarsia gemmatalis isolate Benzon Research Colony breed Stoneville strain chromosome W, ilAntGemm2 primary, whole genome shotgun sequence genome harbors these coding sequences:
- the LOC142985933 gene encoding uncharacterized protein LOC142985933: MTIGKISAFDVNKDDWRLYIERLEQYYLVNEVKSELYVPTLITLMGAESYELLVNLCTPVKPKDKTFAQIVDVMEKHLQPKPSELAERYKFRKRAQQIGESIAEYVAILKKMTKSCEFGSWLEESLRDQLVCGICSETIRQRLFAEPKLDFARAYSLAISLESAEKDAASVVQGHERASGDTTKVDCHAIGDTRWRRRGAVAAGATGRKEEAHDVSGLAREAGPRGVRGNRQHQRARGPAVSAPAESAAQRKCAACGGAHAAATCRYCNVFADGLGRFTGPPVNISVRQGARPVYMRARPLAYALREPVERTLQQHVRDGILTPVERSDWATLIVPVLKKDGYVISEDGIHTCPNKVKAILDVQPPTNVAELRSFIGMIMVKEVLASSEVLMHYSAELPLVLTADASSVGEGAVMSQVTAAGERPVAYASRSLTAAECNYSQIDREALAIIYGIRNTETDSVVNRGENVISPRREETVDRSGDDLNQQLKERRNTIEPLVNDGNSPDKSAPPCSPLPEVTELAPKRVRKPVVRYGFEFD, from the exons ATGACTATTGGTAAAATATCGGCGTTTGATGTAAACAAGGACGATTGGCGGTTATATATCGAACGATTGGAGCAGTATTACCTAGTAAACGAGGTGAAAAGTGAGTTATATGTACCGACATTAATTACACTTATGGGGGCAGAGAGTTACGAACTTTTGGTGAATTTGTGCACACCGGTTAAACCCAAAGACAAAACTTTTGCGCAGATTGTCGATGTGATGGAGAAGCATTTACAGCCTAAGCCAAGTGAACTCGCGGAGAGATACAAATTTAGGAAACGGGCCCAGCAAATTGGTGAAAGTATCGCAGAATATGTCGCGATATTAAAGAAGATGACCAAATCGTGTGAATTTGGCAGTTGGCTGGAAGAAAGCCTGCGGGATCAATTGGTATGCGGTATTTGTAGTGAGACGATTCGCCAACGGTTATTCGCCGAACCCAAGCTAGACTTTGCCAGAGCATACAGCTTGGCGATTAGCTTAGAGTCAGCTGAAAAGGATGCGGCGAGCGTGGTTCAAGGTCACGAAAGGGCAAGCGGTGACACGACAAAAGTCGATTGTCATGCGATAGGTGACACAAGATGGCGCCGGAGGGGCGCGGTCGCGGCAGGTGCAACGGGCAGGAAGGAAGAAGCGCACGATGTGAGCGGGTTGGCGCGGGAGGCCGGGCCGCGAGGCGTGCGCGGCAACCGCCAGCACCAGCGAGCGCGCGGCCCAGCGGTGTCAGCGCCAGCAGAGTCGGCTGCGCAACGGAAGTGTGCGGCGTGCGGTGGAGCGCATGCCGCTGCGACGTGCAG ATATTGTAATGTGTTTGCGGACGGGCTGGGCCGTTTCACCGGGCCGCCGGTCAACATTTCCGTGCGCCAGGGAGCGCGGCCGGTGTACATGCGCGCGCGCCCACTGGCGTACGCGCTGCGCGAGCCGGTTGAGCGGACCCTGCAGCAGCACGTGCGGGATGGCATCCTCACTCCCGTCGAGCGTTCCGACTGGGCCACACTGATTGTACCAGTGCTCAAAAAGGACG GATACGTGATTAGTGAGGACGGAATTCATACTTGTCCCAATAAAGTTAAGGCTATTTTAGATGTACAGCCACCCACGAACGTGGCAGAATTACGATCGTTTATAGGTATGATTAT GGTTAAGGAAGTGCTGGCGAGTAGTGAAGTGTTGATGCACTACTCGGCCGAGCTGCCACTAGTACTGACTGCGGACGCCAGCAGCGTCGGCGAGGGCGCCGTAATGTCGCAAGTGACGGCGGCCGGCGAGCGGCCCGTCGCATACGCGTCGCGCTCGCTCACGGCCGCGGAATGTAACTATTCACAAATTGATAGGGAGGCGTTGGCTATTATTTACGGAATACGCAA TACAGAGACTGACTCGGTGGTGAATAGGGGTGAAAATGTCATTTCACCGCGCAGGGAGGAGACGGTGGATAGGAGTGGAGATGACTTAAACCAACAACTCAAAGAACGTAGAAATACTATTGAACCTTTAGTTAACGATGGTAACTCTCCTGATAAGTCAGCTCCACCCTGTTCGCCACTTCCAGAAGTGACGGAATTAGCACCGAAGCGAGTTCGCAAACCAGTAGTTCGATATGGTTTTGAGTTTGATTAA